Genomic DNA from Klebsiella variicola:
CCTGGTCGGATCGTATGCCAGCGTCGCGCGGATGCTCGATGAAGTGGCGAGCGTGCCCGGCACCGACGGCGTGCTGCTGACCTTTGATGATTTTCTTGCCGGCATCGACGCCTTTGGCGAACGCATTCAGCCGCTGATGCGCTGCCGGGACCACATTGCTCCTGTTACCCGTGAGGTGGCCTGATGATTACCCTTCCCGCTCGCCCGGAATCCCTGACCTTCGCGCCGCAGCAGAGCGCGCTGATTGTGGTCGATATGCAGAATGCCTACGCCAGTCAGGGCGGTTATCTGGATCTCGCCGGCTTTGACGTCTCCGCCACCCGGCCGGTTATCGACAATATTAATACCGCCGTCGCCGCCGCCCGCGCCGCGGGCATGCTGATTATCTGGTTCCAGAATGGCTGGGATGACCAGTATGTTGAAGCTGGCGGCCCGGGCTCGCCGAACTATCACAAATCCAACGCGCTGAAAACGATGCGTCAGCGTCCGGAGCTGCAGGGCAAGCTGCTGGCGAAAGGCGGCTGGGATTATCAGCTGGTGGATGAGCTGACGCCGCAGGAAGGCGATATCGTGTTGCCGAAACCGCGTTACAGCGGCTTCTTTAACACCCCGCTCGACAGCATTTTACGCAGCCGCGGCATACGCCACCTGGTGTTCACCGGGATCGCCACCAACGTCTGCGTCGAATCGACGCTGCGCGATGGCTTCTTTCTCGAATACTTCGGCATCGTGCTGGAGGATGCCACCCATCAGGCCGGCCCGGCCTTCGCCCAGCAGGCGGCGCTGTTCAATATTGAAACCTTTTTCGGCTGGGTCAGCGACGTCGAGAGCTTCTGCCACGCGCTGTCCCCCGCCACCCCGCTGTCTTTAGCCAAGGAGAAACGTTATGCCTAAACAGGTGATTATTCCGCCAGGCACCACCACGCCGATTGCCCCCTTTGTTCCGGGAACGCTCGCCGACGGGGTGGTCTACGTCTCGGGCACCCTGCCGTTTGATAAGCAAAACAATGTGGTGCACATCGGCGACCCAAAGGCGCAAACCCGCCACGTGCTGGAGACCATCAAGAGCGTTATCGAAACGGCGGGCGGGAGTATGGCGGATGTGACTTTCAACAGCATCTTTATCACCGACTGGACAAATTACGCCGCGATTAACGAGGTCTACGCCGAGTTCTTCCCCGGCGATAAACCGGCCCGCTTCTGCATTCAGTGCGGACTGGTGAAGCCTGATGCGCTGGTGGAAATCGCCAGCGTCGCCCATATCGGCGCCCCGACATGATGAGGCTCAATATTGCTCCAGCCCCATGGCCCGGCGCGCCGGTGGTGGTCCTCAGCGCCGGTTTAGGCGGCGGCGGCGGCTACTGGCTGGCGCAGCGCGCGGCGCTGGAGGCACAGTATCAGCTGGTGAGTTATGACCATAACGGGACCGGGGAAAACGCCGGCCCGCTGCCCGTCGACTACAGCATGGCGACGATGGCCCAGGAGCTGTTCAGCGCCCTGCAGGCGACGGGGATCAACCGCTTTGCGCTGGTGGGCCACGCCCTGGGGGCGCTGATTGGCCTGCAGCTGGCGCTCGATCGCCCCGAGGCGGTGAGCGCCCTGGTGCTGGTCAACGGCTGGCTGACGCTGTCGCCGCACACCCGCCGCTGCTTCCTGGTGCGCGAGCGTCTGCTGCATGCCGGCGGCGCGCAGGCGTGGGTTGAAGCGCAACCACTGTTTCTCTACCCGGCGGAATGGATGGCCGCGCGCCTGCCGCGCCTCGAAGCGGAAGATGCGCTTGCCATCAGCCATTTTCAGGGCAAAGAGAATCTGCTGAAGCGGCTGCAGGCCCTGAAGCAGGCTGATTTTTCACGCCGTGCTGCGGCCATCGCCTGCCCGACGCTGATTGTCAGCGCCGCTGACGACCTGCTGGTCCCGGCCTCCTGCTCCCGCGTGCTGCAGGCGGCGATCCCCGGCAGCCAGCGTGTGGAGATGCCGTGGGGCGGCCATGCCTGTAACGTCACCGACGCCGATACCTTTAATACCATTTTATGCGACGGGCTGGCCGCTATGCTGCCGGTCGCCAGGGAGATCCGATGAACGACGCGATAAACCACACGGCCTGCGAGACGCTGTTTACCCAGGCCCGTACCCACAACGGCTGGCTCGATAAACCGGTGAGCGACGCGCAACTGCAGGCCATCTGGGACCTGATGAAAATGGGGCCCACCTCCGCCAACTGTTCGCCAGCGCGCATCGTGTTCGTCCGCAGCGCGGAAGGCAAAGAGAAGCTCGGCCCAACGCTCTCCAGCGGCAATCTGCAGAAAACCATGCAGGCGCCGGTGACCGCCATCGTGGCATGGGATAGCGCCTTCTACGACCGGCTGCCGACCCTGTTTCCCCACGGTGACGCCCGCAGCTGGTTTACCTCCAGCCCGCAGCTGGCGGAAGAGACCGCGTTTCGCAACAGCTCGCTGCAGGCGGCGTACCTGATTTTCGCCTGCCGCGCGCTGGGCCTCGACACCGGGCCGATGTCCGGTTTTGACCGGGAAAAAGTCGACGCGGCGTTTTTTGCCGACAACGGCTGGAAAAGCAACCTGCTGGTGAACATCGGCTATGGCGACCCCGGCAAGCTGTATGGTCGCCTGCCGCGTCTGTCCTTTGATGAAGCCTGCCTGCTGGCATAAGGAGTTGGCGATGGAGTTAGCGGACAAAGCGAGTTTTCGTGACGCCATGGCCCACGTCGGCGCCGCGGTTAACATTATTACCACCGATGGCCCGGCGGGCCGGGCGGGGTTCACCGCCAGCGCGGTCTGCAGCGTCACCGATACGCCGCCGACCCTGCTGGTCTGCCTGAACCGCTCGGCCTCGGTGTGGCCGGTGTTCAGCGAACACCACACGCTGTGCGTCAATACCCTGGCGGCGGGACAGGAGGCCCTGTCGACGCTGTTTGGCGGTAAAACGGCAATGGACGAGCGTTTTGCCGCCGCCGACTGGCAGACCGGCGCCACCGGCTGTCCGCGGCTGGAGGCGGCGCTGGTCAGCTTTGACTGCCGCATCGACCAGCGCGTCAGCGTCGGGACGCACGACATTCTGTTTTGTCACGTCGTGGCCATTACCCGTCACCCGGAGCCCCGGGGACTGATGTGGTTTGGCCGCGGTTATCACACGCTTATGCGACCCGCTTGTTAACCTTTAACCCGGGATATCATCATGGCACTCTTCGATTTTCCTCGCTGGAAGTTGACCTCCCCCGCCGCTGAGTCCGGCGTTGTCGCCCCCGATGAACGCTTGTCGGCCGGGCAAACGCTGGTGATGGGCGTGCAGCACGCCGTTGCGATGTTCGGTGCGACGGTGCTGATGCCGTTGTTGATGGGGCTCGACCCCAACCTGTCGATTCTGATGTCGGGCGTCGGCACTCTGCTGTTCTTTGTCGTCACCGGCGGACGGGTGCCGAGCTATCTCGGCTCCAGCGCCGCTTTTGTCGGGGTGGTGATCGCCATTACCGGCTTTAACGGCCAGGGGCTGAACCCTCATCTGAGCGTCGCCCTTGGCGGGATCATCGCCTGCGGGCTGGTTTACACCCTGATTGGTCTGGTGGTGATGAAGATCGGCACCCGCTGGATCGAGCGCCTGATGCCGCCGGTTGTGACCGGCGCGGTGGTGATGGCAATCGGCCTGAACCTGGCGCCGATTGCCGTGCGCAGCGTGTCCGCCAGCGCCTTCGACAGCTGGATGGCGGTGTTGACCGTGCTCTGCATCGGCATAGTCGCGGTATTTACCCGCGGGATGCTGCAGCGTCTGCTGATCCTGGTCGGCCTGATCGTCGCCTGCGCACTGTACGCCCTGCTGGCTAACGGCTTTGGCCTTGGCAAGCCGCTGGACTTCTCCCCCCTCGCCCAGGCGGCGTGGTTCGGGCTGCCGCACTTTACCACCCCATCCTTTAACGGTCAGGCGATGATGTTGATTGCGCCGGTCGCGGTGATCCTGGTGGCCGAGAGCCTCGGGCACCTGAAGGCCGTCGCCGGGATGACCGGGCGCAATATGGACCCGTACATGGGGCGCGCCTTCGTCGGCGACGGGCTGGCGACCATGCTCTCCGGCTCGGTGGGCGGCAGCGGGGTCACGACCTATGCGGAGAACATTGGCGTCATGGCGGTGACCAAGGTCTACTCGACGCTGGTCTTTGTCGCCGCGGCGCTGATCGCGATGCTGCTCGGCTTCTCGCCGAAGTTTGGCGCATTAATCCACACCATTCCCGGGCCGGTGATCGGCGGCGCCTCGATCGTGGTCTTTGGCCTGATCGCGGTCGCCGGGGCGCGGATCTGGGTACAAAACCGCGTCGACCTCAGCCAGAACAGCAATTTGATCATGGTGTCGGTGACCCTGGTGCTGGGCGCCGGCGATTTCGCGCTGTCGCTGGGCGGCTTTACGCTGGGCGGAATTGGTACGGCCACCTTCGGGGCGATCCTGCTGCACGCGCTGCTTCATCGCGGGACGCGCGAGGCGAAGGAGGCCAGGGTAACGCCGGTATAAGCCACATTAGCGCGGCGTTGGCGCGTGGGCCTGGGTGGGGTGAGCCTGTAGGCCGGATAAGGCATTTATGCCGCCATCCGGCACCGCCACGGGTACTGAGCCTGACCGCCCGCTGGCGCGGGCCGACTGACCGTCAGGGCTGGATAATTTGATACGGTTATCGGTTTGCAACGGTTTCGCCCCGGCAAAACGGTTGTTCTGTGTTATTTCCGGGCAGATGGCGCTCCCGATAGGTCTTCTGCGTTATGCCTCTCCTGGCGCAGGGAGCGCACAGGGGGCGGCCAGTCGCCGCCGCCCCCTGTACCCCCGGGCTCCGGCCAGCAAAATCGCCACTGCGTGGTGCCTTCGACTTATCCCTGCAGGCTTCGGGTCGGGCCGAGGCAGCGTCCCTGCAAAACACGGCCCTTAGCCCGCATCCATGCGGGCTGCCCCGGCCTTCCGGGAACGTCTCAGCGATTTTGAGGCCGCCAACAACGGCAGTTTCAGCAGCCCCAGGACCCGCGGTGATTTTGGGATGTAGGCCGGGCAAGGCGTGAGCCGCCGCCCGGCATAAAAGCGACTCCGCGCCTGATGCCATCGCCCGGCGGCGCTGCGCTTGCGTGGGCCGACTGACGGCCGGAGCTGGATAATTCGATAAGGTTATCGGTTTGCAACGGTTTCGCCCCGGCAAAACGGCTGTTCTGTGTTATATCCGGCAGATGGCGCTCCCGATAGGTCTTCTGCGTTATGCCTCTCCTGGCGCAGGGAGCGCACAGGGGGCGGCCAGTCGCCGCCGCCCCCTGTACCCCCGGGCTCCGGCCAGCAACATCGCCGCTGCGCGGTGCCTTCGACTTATCCCTGCAGGCTTCGGGTCGGGCCGAGGCAGCGTCCCTGCAAAACACGGCCCTCAGCCCGCATCCATGCGGGCTGCCCCGGCCTTCCGGGAACGTCTCAGCGATGTTGAGGCCGTCAGCACCGGCAGTTTCAGCAGCCCCAGGACCCGCGGTGATTTTGGGATGTAGGCCGGGCAAGGCGTGAGCCGCCGCCCGGCGGCGCGGCGCTTGCGCGGGGCTACCGACAATCCGCCTGTAGGCCGGATAAGGCATTTATGCCGCCATCCGGCACCGCCGCAGGTACGGAGCCTGACCGCCCGCTGGCGCGGGCCGACTGACCGTCAGGGCTGGATAATTTGATACGGTTATCGGTTTGCAACGGTTTCGCCCCGGCAAAACGGTTGTTCTGTGTTATTTCCGGGCAGATGGCGCTCCCGATAGGTCTTCTGCGTTATGCCTCTCCTGGCGCAGGGAGCGCACAGGGGGCGGCCAGTCGCCGCCGCCCCCTGTACCCCCGGGCTCCGGCCAGCAACATCGCCGCTGCGTGGTGCTTTCGACTTATCCCTGCAGGCTTCGGGTCGGGCCGAGGCAGCGTCCCTGCAAAACACGGCCCTCAGCCCGCATCCATGCGGGCTGCCCCGGCCTTCCGGGAACGTCTCAGCGATGTTGAGGCCGCCAACAACGGCAGTTTCAGCAAGAAAGGTGAATAAATTAACGGCAGGTCGCACGAACGTAGGCCGGGCAAGGCGTGAGCCGCCACCCGGCATAAAAGCGACGCCGTGCCTGATGTCATCGCCCGGCAGCGCTGCGCTGGCGCGGGCCTGGAGACAATCAGAGCCGGACGAGTAGGCCAGCCAGGATAAGCGCCGCTGTAGGATCAGAAGCGTAAAATTATGGCTCGCGGCGATCGGCCAGGTCCGTGAGCGGCTGCGCATCGTCGTTTGTGGAAACCTGCGGTGGCGACTTGCGCTTCCACTTCAGCTCGCTCACCAGCACCCCCGCGAGGATCAAGACGCAGCCGAGCAGAGCCAGCAGCGGCAGACGCTCACCGGCCAGCCGGCCAAAAATACCGGCCCATACCGGTTCACCAGTATAGATAAGGGTGGCCCGCGTCGGCGAGACGCTGCGTTGCGCCCAGTTCATGGTCACCTGAATGATCGCGCTGAAAATCCCCAGCCCCAGCGCGACGCCGAGCAGGGCCGGCGTCAACGGCGGAACCGCCTCACCGGCCGGCTTCATGGCGGCGAAAGCCACCAGCGACGCGGTCGCCAGCTGCACGACCGTCACCCGGCGGACATCGACTTTCCCGGCCCAGGCGCTGATAAGGATAATCTCCGCCGCGATCGCCAGCGCGCTCGCCAGAGTAATCATCTCCCCCACGCCAAGCGCCAGCAGATTATTTTCCGGCCCGGCCAGCAGGATCAAACCGATAAACGCCAGCACAATCCCCACGCAGGACATCACCCCCGGCATACGGCCCAGGCACAGCCACTGCAGCAGCGGTACCAGCGGCACATACATCGCCGTGATAAAGGCAGATTTACTGCTGGAGATCGACTGCAGTCCCCAGGTCTGCAGGCCATACCCCAGCGCAATCGCCACGCCAATCGCCACCCCCGCCTTCACCTCCAGCCACGTCAGCCCCCGCAGGGTGCGCAGCGAGAGCAGGCCCACCGCCAGCGCGGCGGTCGCGAAACGCAGACCGACAAAAAACAGCGGCCCGCTGAGGCTCACCGCATACTGCACGGCAAGGAACGTCCCTCCCCAGAACATGGTGATCATGATGAGGAGCGCTTCCTGGCGGGTAATGGAGAATTTTAACGAAGACATAAGACAGCCATGACGATTAACGGGCGACCAGTGTGCAATCCGCCCGGCGGGAGCGCAACCACCGACAGATAAAAAAACCGCCGGCAGATGCCGGCGGCGAGGGCGATGCGGTTGGGTCGGGGAGATTAACACCGCATCAAAGAGAACAGTGCGAGTCGCGCGTTAACTTTCACGACTACCGTGACTGTTTTTACCCCCTTTTTTGCCAGCCTCTGAGGCGCGCTGAGGGTCATTTTTAAAATTCCCCCCGCTATGCTGGCCACCTTTACGTCCTGCTTCTGATGCTCTTTCACGGTCTTCAGCAAAGTTGCCAGAACCGCCACGATGGTTTGCCATTACTGACCTCCATTAGGTTAGACATCATAGTGCATTACGCGGGAGCGGCGACGCCGCTGTCTTACCGCGTATCTATAAGGTTAGTGAATGACTGCCGCTGACGGCGGCAAATGAAATATCCAGAAACAAACCCGGGCGAAAAAAGTCCCCTCGCGGCGTGAACAGGTCCTAACCGACTCTGCTGGCGGAGAAAAAATAGTCGGCAAAAATGTATCCTGATGCTACACCCTTGCCACACCGGCCAAAATAGCAGGCACAACGCTTCCTCCTTCTCTCCCTTTCAGGCCGCGCGGTGCAAGGAAAAGTAAATAATGCTTTGTCATTTTGTTATAAATCAAATAAATGCCCGTTGGATTTGCACTCTCCGGCGGAGGCTTTATCTTTAAAGGTAACCAGCCATTTGGCTGGCTTATAACGCAACCGAGGAGTGATGGAAATGGCTAAAATTCTGGTGCTTTATTATTCCATGTATGGACACATTGAAACCATGGCTCACGCCGTCGCCGATGGGGCAAACCGGGTGGATGGCGTTGAGGTGGTTGTGAAGCGCGTGCCGGAAACCATGCAGGCTGAAGCATTTGCCAAAGCAGGCGGGAAAACGCAAAACGCGCCCGTCGCCACGCCGCAGGAGCTGGCAGAGTATGACGCCATCATCTTTGGTACCCCAACTCGTTTCGGCAACATGTCCGGTCAGATGCGCACCTTCCTCGATCAAACCGGCGGTCTGTGGGCGTCCGGCGCCCTGTACGGCAAGA
This window encodes:
- the rutC gene encoding pyrimidine utilization protein C, yielding MPKQVIIPPGTTTPIAPFVPGTLADGVVYVSGTLPFDKQNNVVHIGDPKAQTRHVLETIKSVIETAGGSMADVTFNSIFITDWTNYAAINEVYAEFFPGDKPARFCIQCGLVKPDALVEIASVAHIGAPT
- the rutG gene encoding pyrimidine utilization transport protein G, translating into MALFDFPRWKLTSPAAESGVVAPDERLSAGQTLVMGVQHAVAMFGATVLMPLLMGLDPNLSILMSGVGTLLFFVVTGGRVPSYLGSSAAFVGVVIAITGFNGQGLNPHLSVALGGIIACGLVYTLIGLVVMKIGTRWIERLMPPVVTGAVVMAIGLNLAPIAVRSVSASAFDSWMAVLTVLCIGIVAVFTRGMLQRLLILVGLIVACALYALLANGFGLGKPLDFSPLAQAAWFGLPHFTTPSFNGQAMMLIAPVAVILVAESLGHLKAVAGMTGRNMDPYMGRAFVGDGLATMLSGSVGGSGVTTYAENIGVMAVTKVYSTLVFVAAALIAMLLGFSPKFGALIHTIPGPVIGGASIVVFGLIAVAGARIWVQNRVDLSQNSNLIMVSVTLVLGAGDFALSLGGFTLGGIGTATFGAILLHALLHRGTREAKEARVTPV
- the rutD gene encoding pyrimidine utilization protein D produces the protein MMRLNIAPAPWPGAPVVVLSAGLGGGGGYWLAQRAALEAQYQLVSYDHNGTGENAGPLPVDYSMATMAQELFSALQATGINRFALVGHALGALIGLQLALDRPEAVSALVLVNGWLTLSPHTRRCFLVRERLLHAGGAQAWVEAQPLFLYPAEWMAARLPRLEAEDALAISHFQGKENLLKRLQALKQADFSRRAAAIACPTLIVSAADDLLVPASCSRVLQAAIPGSQRVEMPWGGHACNVTDADTFNTILCDGLAAMLPVAREIR
- a CDS encoding malonic semialdehyde reductase, whose product is MNDAINHTACETLFTQARTHNGWLDKPVSDAQLQAIWDLMKMGPTSANCSPARIVFVRSAEGKEKLGPTLSSGNLQKTMQAPVTAIVAWDSAFYDRLPTLFPHGDARSWFTSSPQLAEETAFRNSSLQAAYLIFACRALGLDTGPMSGFDREKVDAAFFADNGWKSNLLVNIGYGDPGKLYGRLPRLSFDEACLLA
- the rutB gene encoding pyrimidine utilization protein B; amino-acid sequence: MITLPARPESLTFAPQQSALIVVDMQNAYASQGGYLDLAGFDVSATRPVIDNINTAVAAARAAGMLIIWFQNGWDDQYVEAGGPGSPNYHKSNALKTMRQRPELQGKLLAKGGWDYQLVDELTPQEGDIVLPKPRYSGFFNTPLDSILRSRGIRHLVFTGIATNVCVESTLRDGFFLEYFGIVLEDATHQAGPAFAQQAALFNIETFFGWVSDVESFCHALSPATPLSLAKEKRYA
- the rutF gene encoding NADH-dependent FMN reductase RutF, with protein sequence MELADKASFRDAMAHVGAAVNIITTDGPAGRAGFTASAVCSVTDTPPTLLVCLNRSASVWPVFSEHHTLCVNTLAAGQEALSTLFGGKTAMDERFAAADWQTGATGCPRLEAALVSFDCRIDQRVSVGTHDILFCHVVAITRHPEPRGLMWFGRGYHTLMRPAC
- a CDS encoding general stress protein: MANHRGGSGNFAEDRERASEAGRKGGQHSGGNFKNDPQRASEAGKKGGKNSHGSRES
- a CDS encoding DMT family transporter, which encodes MSSLKFSITRQEALLIMITMFWGGTFLAVQYAVSLSGPLFFVGLRFATAALAVGLLSLRTLRGLTWLEVKAGVAIGVAIALGYGLQTWGLQSISSSKSAFITAMYVPLVPLLQWLCLGRMPGVMSCVGIVLAFIGLILLAGPENNLLALGVGEMITLASALAIAAEIILISAWAGKVDVRRVTVVQLATASLVAFAAMKPAGEAVPPLTPALLGVALGLGIFSAIIQVTMNWAQRSVSPTRATLIYTGEPVWAGIFGRLAGERLPLLALLGCVLILAGVLVSELKWKRKSPPQVSTNDDAQPLTDLADRREP
- the wrbA gene encoding NAD(P)H:quinone oxidoreductase, with amino-acid sequence MAKILVLYYSMYGHIETMAHAVADGANRVDGVEVVVKRVPETMQAEAFAKAGGKTQNAPVATPQELAEYDAIIFGTPTRFGNMSGQMRTFLDQTGGLWASGALYGKIASVFSSTGTGGGQEQTITSTWTTLAHHGMIIVPIGYGAQELFDISQVRGGTPYGATTIAGGDGSRQPSEEELAIARYQGEHVAKLAVKVHG